Proteins encoded within one genomic window of Ascaphus truei isolate aAscTru1 chromosome 8, aAscTru1.hap1, whole genome shotgun sequence:
- the LOC142501842 gene encoding uncharacterized protein LOC142501842 isoform X4, whose product MVSDPQDIDNYPETSENAMDFENAACLCVCRNEIMQDLHLQEEVINSDDCLSEDSQARQKSEKRRAKKKRQRERKKLEKKKHLEENEQEPEWDVTSAFVANAASHIRPKTRHKLDKDHNANKENEGKMQEDDCINSSVQRSRHLAERGINLVEDGNCTKAIELFSEAIRLDPKDYRYFGNRSYCYEQLKLYPEALVDAEISIQLSAAYPKGYFRKGRALLGCNRFLEAEDAFKVVLQLDEECKEALNEIRTCQVMRLMEQGFTQEQSASLLQEYRSVTGVLAAPISAKVLKRNVSLCLEEPVEEELIFDLSETLCASLWVGNITIQIKEKQLRDLFKCYGDIDSIRLLGERFCAFVNFKCPTAAARALDALQGKEIENTKLLIRYPNKPYRPSTVSTSEAQMKAALF is encoded by the exons ATAATTACCCGGAGACATCAGAGAATGCAATGGACTTTGAAAATGCTGCATGCCTCTGTGTCTGCAGGAATGAGATAATGCAAGACCTCCATCTtcag GAGGAAGTAATAAATTCGGATGACTGTTTGTCAGAAGACAGTCAAGCCAGACAGAAATCAGAGAAGCGTAGAGCCAAAAAGAAG AGACAACGAGAGCGGAAAAAACTTGAGAAGAAAAAACATCTTGAAGAGAATGAGCAG GAGCCAGAGTGGGATGTCACCAGTGCATTTGTTGCCAATGCTGCCAGTCACATAAGGCCAAAGACCAGACACAAACTAGATAAAGACCACAATGCTAACAAGGAGAATGAAGGAAAAATGCAAGAG GATGACTGCATCAATTCTTCTGTCCAAAGAAGCAGGCATCTTGCGG AAAGAGGCATTAATTTAGTGGAAGATGGAAACTGCACTAAGGCGATAGAACTGTTTAGTGAAGCTATTCGATTAGATCCTAAAGATTACAG GTATTTTGGAAACCGTTCCTACTGTTATGAGCAGTTGAAGCTTTACCCTGAGGCCCTGGTGGATGCTGAGATTTCCATACAGCTTTCTGCAGCCTATCCTAAAGGCTATTTCAGGAAAGGGAGAGCTTTGCTGGGCTGCAAT AGGTTTTTGGAAGCAGAAGACGCCTTTAAAGTGGTTCTGCAGCTGGATGAAGAATGTAAAGAGGCTTTGAATGAGATTCGTACCTGCCAAGTAATGAGACTCATG GAACAAGGCTTTACACAGGAACAAAGTGCCAGCTTGCTGCAGGAATATAGATCTGTCACTGGAGTCTTGGCAGCTCCAATCTCTGCCAAAG TCTTGAAGAGAAATGTGAGTTTGTGCCTGGAAGAACCAGTAGAAGAAGAGCTTATTTTCGATCTGTCTGA AACACTGTGTGCTTCCTTATGGGTGGGAAACATCACCATCCAGATAAAGGAGAAACAGCTGAGAGATCTCTTTAAATG TTACGGGGACATTGACAGCATACGGCTTCTCGGCGAACGATTTTGTGCATTTGTTAACTTTAAATGCCCTACTGCTGCAGCTAGAGCTCTTGATGCCCTTCAG GGTAAAGAAATCGAGAATACTAAATTATTGATCCGATACCCCAACAAGCCTTACCGACCCTCAACTGTGAGCACGTCCGAAGCACAAATGAAGGCAGCTTTG